The nucleotide window AGACTAACAACCTTGAATAAATTCTTTAGCAAATAATATGAAGTGATTTTAGCTAAAAGTTACATAACATACCCAGAGGTTTAAAATGAAGTAGTTTATGTGGATGAGGAAGGAAACAAAATGAACTTCACTTGACGAAATCCTTCGTTCTATTGAACAATAAACCACTTAGCATTTGACTATTTGAAATGTATAGATAAATCCTTACAAACTTATCAGACATGGACATAGGCTGATAGGCACATTCTCTCTTATGTTTCAAACTCTTAAgtttttacaatttttatttttgtaagtcTTTTAAGTTTGCAGCTTCTTTATGTTCCTTCCTGTGCTATACTCTGTTTGTGTAGCTAATAATCTTTAAGGCAAACTATGTTACTCAACAGGGCATGATCTGTGTGTTTCTGTTTCTCAATTAATTGTACACTTTTTGCAGGTTTGAGAAACAAGATGGGTTGTATTGATGGCTACTACTAGAAATCTCAAGCAAATTGATGATGCCTTAAAGTGGCCTGGTCGCATGGATAGAGTATTTCATCTTCAAAGGCCAACTCAAGCAGAAAGGGAGAAGATACTACACATAGCTGCAAAAGAAACAATGGATAATGAGCTCATTGATTTTGTAGACTGGAGAAAGGTAAAATGCTGAATCAGTTCTTAGCCTATTAGTTTTCGCACTAAAGCTGTTATTGAGGTTCATGAGAATTTTGAATGGATTGGTAATTTAGTAGTGTGCACATGTGTGAGGATGGTTGCTGCAGCTGTCAGTTTTCTCATTGCATTGTGGTTGTTATATATGTCCTCTGAGAGTTATGTCAATGTTCACATCATTGCCTAAATATAGTCTTAAATCATATAATCTCTTTTGGTGACTTGTGGCTTCTAGGACTTGATTACTCGTACCAGTCCTTCTATCTATATTAATTTATGATACTTCTATCTATGACCAATCTAGAACCTTTATtatatgttatttatttatccTTGATATCTTTTGCTATAATCTTTTCTTCACATGGTAACATTCTATACATTCAGGTTGCTGAAAAGACTGCTCTTTTAAGGCATATAGAATTAAAGCTGGTACCTGTATCGTTGGAAGCAGTGCCTTTAGGAGCAAGTTTCTCGATACAGATGAGCTTATGAGCTACAGTAGTTGATTTGCAGTAAGGCACAATTGAtgctgttctctctctctctctctctctctctctctctctatttttttttatctttttaagCCTTGATGCATTTTTCAaaacgtctctctctctctctctctctctctctctattttttatctttttaagCCTTGATGCATTTTTCAAAATGTAATGGGTAATCCTTATTGCTTTTTGCAGACTTTCAGCAGCATTATTCCAAAAGGAGagaggaaaaccaaaattgcaaAGAAGCTAAGCAAAATGTTGGTGAATCATCTGGGGCTAACATTGACTAAATAAGACCTGCAGAGTGTGGTTGATCTAATGGAGCCATATGGTCAGATAAGCAATGAAATAGAACTTCTAAACCCTTCTCTTGAGGTAATAAGTTATCTTATGCATTTTGGTTGTAAATTAACATTGCTTTACTTGTGTAAAGCTAATACTGTGCATCATTAAATTCCCTCATCTCATTTGTACATTAATATCGGTGCAACTCTGTGTTCTTATTTAATTTAAAGTAAATTAGTTGTTTCAATATATTTGCTTTTCATTAGTTAGCTGTGAGAGTGTGAATAGCTTGGTGAGGTataattttatcttccaaagttTACACTGTGCCAAATGATTTCTCCTATTTCTCCTGTTTAATCCCAACTAAGCTGCTTACTTAGACTGAAGTTATCGGTGCAGTTTGTTGTCTATGCTTaatttattgagatttttttaatttctcaaaaaatgctgatttatttttttcattgatGACCTTTGTTATTATCCAAGAAAATAAATTGTCAGTTTATTTTACTCCTGGAACTCACTCCTTTTTTCATACTCATAGAGTTGGGATGGAAGCTTAGGTTCCATTTGTTTATGCAAGACAGTGAATTAACATAAGTTCATTAACTTTCCAATGGACGAGGGAGACCAAGTTCCCTCATGTTGCCTGGGCCGCAGGTCACGGTCTCATTGCCCTTCTGTTGCCAAACTTTGATGTTGTAGACAATATATGGCTGGAGCCATTGCCTTGGCAAGTTTGCCTCCTTCTCTATATCGTCATCCTATTATATCTCTATAAGTATTTTGTGCGTATGTTGTAACTCTTTTTATCTTTATCTTCCAGTTGTCTTCCTCAaaaatggtgaaattggctattTGCTTTCCTCTGATTCTGATATGATGGCTTAAATTATGTTATAGATGCATTATAAGTTACACCAATATGCCCTTACTGTTTTTATTCATCTAtctaaaatttttaaaagtttGTTCCTCTCAGCTAATTGAAAGTAGAAGTAGGAGAACTAGATAAGAACTAGGCTGAACTTTTGTATTGCAAAGAAAAATAGGAAGTCCATTGTCCAACTGTGTCATGGTATAGCTACTTGTTTTACTTCATTATCGAATTGGTTTTATAATGCAGCCTCATCCATGAATGGTGAATTTTAATTTTGTAGCTTG belongs to Rosa chinensis cultivar Old Blush chromosome 4, RchiOBHm-V2, whole genome shotgun sequence and includes:
- the LOC121052535 gene encoding probable inactive ATP-dependent zinc metalloprotease FTSHI 5, chloroplastic, which gives rise to MATTRNLKQIDDALKWPGRMDRVFHLQRPTQAEREKILHIAAKETMDNELIDFVDWRKVAEKTALLRHIELKLVPVSLEAVPLGASFSIQMSL